attatccttttctttatttatttaatttctttGTAGAGTATCTGTATGatttataatgatataacACTAGACTCAAAGTATATGATAATTAGGTACATAAGAATTCTTAGCACCCCAgatatgataaataatatggtaaatataaaaataaaagaagaagatataaatgaggaaaatgaaaatgagATTAAGTCAATTATGagtaataaatattttgataatgaaaatttatatattaaattaagaaacaatataaaaaagaatatggaacaaaataattatgaatCTATACCATATAGTAATGAATATTCAACTACATTTTACAACGAAAAGGATaacattataattaatgatattaatTCATTAGACGCAAGAGATAATTTGATTAGattaaaaatgtataatatatggTTAGAATTAATGCAGAATGAAgaaatgaaatattatagtATAAGACATAATATAGAtgaattttataaaaatttaaaccagaaatataatataaaaaaagattcAAATGATAAAGCCTTGAAAGAATGTAATGAAATTGTTTGTTTAAGTGCTCATTATCTTCAACGacatttaaattatatgtttaataaaTGGTTTAATACCGGTTTTATGAGTATTGCagaatttaataatataattaacGCTACTAGAATTGGATGGTCAGTATTAACAACCAATGTGCAAAAAAGGTATAAAGATATTTTGACCGACAATTtaattgaaaaaattaataaaacTAATTTTGATGGAAATGATATCTTTAATTCTTATTTAGgttataattttataaaagataatCCACAGcaatatgatgaaaatatgaataatgtGTCATTTATAGGAACATGGCAAAGAAAcaaagaaaataatatagacttgcattataatattgaattaaatgaaaaggATAAAGAATTAATATGTGACaacattattaaaaataattcatccataaaaaattatgttgAATGTTTAAAAATAGCGGAATATATAGATGTTGATACTTCCGATGTTTTGgtaaaagaaaaaaataatataatgaaaagaaatataagaaaaaataataatatttataaaattaataatgaagaaaaaagcaataatatagaaaaatataataatcaaaatgtaaattataatgatgatgtagaagaaaatgaaacaGAGGAAAAtgtatttaataataacGATGATGAAAATCAAACTGATGACATTGAAATAAGTTTAGAGgatatatttgataaatCAACAAATATTGTAAGAGAAGCTGAGGATATTATTAATGGGGGAGTAAATGGTACTTCTATTGATTCATGCATTCTTATAGACAAACCTGAAGATTATgataaacaaataaaaagtataaataataataatataaatggaTATTTAGATTCTTCTAATCAAAATTATTGTAatcattcatatttaaGAAGAAAATGGAATTCTCTTGTTCTCTTCTCAGATAAGGATAAATCTATAAATAGTATTATTTGTTCTATGTGGAAATATgtatgtaataaaaataatcttttatattggagaaaatttaatacatactgaatgtttatataagctaatttttgttttataactttttataattttttttttatttgtcTAAAAGATGATATTGATgaatatttgtttttttttttttttttttttacattatatatagaggtttataatatattatatattttattattatatatatatatatatataataaatacattatCTTCCATAAGATATGTGTTCTTGTTATATGactttatattattattttttatttgtttttaattttatattatatttttttttttttttttatgaaaaagaaattatacatagccccatatatatatatatatgtatatttgttttaatgaatataataattttttatattataaaaatattttatgttttaattaatagtataaatttgaaaaacaaaaaattaaaaaatattaataataattataaatgtgcaataaagaaataaacgaaaaaattatactttaaatgtaaatataaatatatatatatataatatatttaatcatttattttcaataatggaaaatattttatgaaaaaaaaaagaaaaatatacatataagtatataatatattaatagaaattcttataatattataaaaaatttgtacatttaaaaaatggacaatttctttttttttttttttttttttgtgtaaGCTTTTGATGTGTAGTTAATGAAGAAatagaataaaataatatagaaaaaaaaaaaataataaaataaattagatacatatatattcatacatgtaccaaaaaaatagacatatgtataatataatttttcataatgGTTGAAAATGAGTTATCAAATGATGAATGAAAATTGTGTAAATATTTAGACGATAATCCTAAGTTTGGTTCTATTTATAACAAGGATGGTTTGTTATTGAGAAATTATTCTTGGAAGGTAAAGAAAGCTCTTGGGATTATAATATTAGTTCATGGCATTGGGTCGCATATAAGATAAGGTTATTTAAAAcataatgtaaatataataaataatcCTGAAGCTGTGTTAAATGATTGtaatcattattatatatatatatatatatatatatatataaagatagTTGTATAGAATAgtttaataaaaatggtTATTCTGTTTATggtatatatttacaagCATATGGATAATCTGATGGATACAATAATTTGCAActtaatataaatgatttTGATGATTTTGATGATTTTGATGATTTTGATGATTTTGATGATTTTGAATatgatttaataaattatgttaaacaaattaatgactctttatatattaaatataaagaagTTAATAGAGATAGAAAACATGATGAGggaaatataaatattgtgAAACGACCTATTTATTTAATGGGCTTATCTATGGGTGGAAATATTGTTTTAAGTGTTTTCCAAATATTAGGAAGATCAAAACAATTTcatgaaaaattaaatataaaaggatgtatattattattatcaatgatttcatttaataaattagGTTCATAAGATTCACGCAgatttaataattttattaaacctttaataaaatttctTTCATTTCCTTATTCATGTAAGAGAATACCATTAgttaataaattaaaatttcATAAGCGAATTTTAATGTTATACCTTTTTCAAAACgaattttataataaaaatgtatattacTAACATAAGAATTATTTGGTAATCTTAAGAGCCTaagaaaatttaaataacaatataaatgatatatctGAAGATGTtcctttattatttattcaaTAAAGGATTGTCTTTGTTATTATGGAGGCATAGTGTCTTTTTTTGATAGAgtgtataataataataataaataattatatagtATATAGTATATATGATGTGGATAATGTAGTTACTATGGAACCCTTTAATGAAGAggtttttaaaaaaataatttcgTGGCTTTCAAAATTCAAGAACAAGAAGAGGAAAattaatacatacatattatgaattaattattatatgttattttaaAAACTTAGGCAAAccaaaatatatatatatatatatatatatatatatatatgcataaggttgtattaatttttttaattttttctttattttttatttttttttttggtatatattattattttatttattaatttcagttgcttttattattagattattataatttttttaaaatttattaaaaaaatatattatttattatttttatgaaattTAGTGAAAGGTGGATTTTTACtttattatacatttaaatttttttgaaggaagattttcaaaaaaaatgtttacGATCATTctaatttttatttttaatgtttttaaaatgaaGTTTCACATTACGTTTTATT
This region of Plasmodium gaboni strain SY75 chromosome 12, whole genome shotgun sequence genomic DNA includes:
- a CDS encoding exported protein (PHISTb), whose product is MKMYKRSVWYTLFCGGINILIVLILNIILSSICMIYNDITLDSKYMIIRYIRILSTPDMINNMVNIKIKEEDINEENENEIKSIMSNKYFDNENLYIKLRNNIKKNMEQNNYESIPYSNEYSTTFYNEKDNIIINDINSLDARDNLIRLKMYNIWLELMQNEEMKYYSIRHNIDEFYKNLNQKYNIKKDSNDKALKECNEIVCLSAHYLQRHLNYMFNKWFNTGFMSIAEFNNIINATRIGWSVLTTNVQKRYKDILTDNLIEKINKTNFDGNDIFNSYLGYNFIKDNPQQYDENMNNVSFIGTWQRNKENNIDLHYNIELNEKDKELICDNIIKNNSSIKNYVECLKIAEYIDVDTSDVLVKEKNNIMKRNIRKNNNIYKINNEEKSNNIEKYNNQNVNYNDDVEENETEENVFNNNDDENQTDDIEISLEDIFDKSTNIVREAEDIINGGVNGTSIDSCILIDKPEDYDKQIKSINNNNINGYLDSSNQNYCNHSYLRRKWNSLVLFSDKDKSINSIICSMWKYVCNKNNLLYWRKFNTY